From the Chloroflexus aurantiacus J-10-fl genome, one window contains:
- a CDS encoding class I SAM-dependent rRNA methyltransferase codes for MSTITELTIEPSLRSRLQQGHPWVYRNHLIGGERLRSGQWVRARCGGLTVYGLYDEQSPIGLRIYSRNGMPDQSWFRERVWEAWELRAPLRADGQTTAYRWIYGEGDNLPGLVVDRYGDYAVIQTYADSVQTVIPAITSALRAIDPDLRGVIQRPRQTDDKDEGEPVLLWGEWPPRDLVVQEHGLFFQVDILYGQKTGLFLDQRDNRRTLEGLVAGARVLNCFAYTGGFSLYALRGHAAEVVSCDIGRGLAEATATNIALNRLPAERHRFITEDCFAVLDRFARQNQTFDVVILDPPSFARTRTSQHAAMRAYVRLNMLGLRCVTPGGLLVSASCTAQIGPEQFRSLLGEAAAQAHRRLQIIHEAGHPLDHPVPAGFPEGRYLKYIIARAQTLV; via the coding sequence ATGTCAACCATTACCGAACTGACCATAGAACCATCACTACGCTCACGTCTCCAGCAAGGTCATCCGTGGGTCTACCGCAATCACCTGATCGGTGGCGAACGATTGCGCAGCGGGCAATGGGTACGCGCCCGCTGCGGTGGTTTGACCGTTTACGGTTTATACGACGAGCAGAGTCCTATTGGCTTGCGAATCTATAGCCGGAATGGTATGCCAGACCAATCCTGGTTTCGCGAACGAGTCTGGGAAGCATGGGAGCTACGCGCACCATTACGGGCAGATGGGCAGACAACAGCCTATCGCTGGATCTACGGCGAGGGGGATAATCTGCCCGGACTGGTGGTTGATCGGTACGGCGATTATGCCGTCATCCAGACCTACGCCGACAGTGTGCAAACGGTGATACCGGCCATTACTTCTGCTCTGCGTGCTATCGACCCTGACCTGCGTGGTGTGATCCAGCGACCACGGCAGACCGATGATAAGGACGAGGGTGAACCGGTGTTGTTGTGGGGCGAATGGCCGCCCCGCGACCTGGTTGTACAGGAGCATGGTCTCTTCTTCCAGGTTGATATTCTCTACGGCCAGAAGACCGGCCTGTTTCTCGACCAGCGTGATAACCGGCGCACATTAGAAGGTCTGGTCGCAGGCGCCAGGGTTCTCAACTGTTTTGCCTACACTGGCGGCTTCTCGCTCTACGCACTCCGCGGTCATGCAGCCGAAGTTGTGAGCTGCGACATCGGTCGCGGGCTAGCAGAAGCGACTGCCACAAACATAGCGTTGAACCGGTTACCCGCCGAACGTCACCGTTTCATAACTGAAGACTGCTTCGCTGTACTTGATCGCTTTGCCAGACAAAACCAAACCTTTGACGTTGTCATCCTCGACCCACCGAGTTTTGCCCGTACCCGCACCAGTCAGCATGCCGCAATGCGTGCCTACGTGCGCCTCAACATGCTTGGATTGCGTTGCGTGACTCCCGGTGGATTACTGGTCAGTGCCAGTTGTACGGCCCAAATCGGGCCTGAACAGTTCCGCTCGCTACTTGGGGAAGCAGCGGCTCAGGCGCATCGTCGCCTTCAGATCATTCACGAAGCCGGCCATCCATTGGATCACCCGGTACCGGCAGGTTTTCCTGAAGGACGTTATCTGAAATACATCATTGCCAGGGCACAAACGCTGGTGTAG
- a CDS encoding APH(3') family aminoglycoside O-phosphotransferase, protein MVRSHELPVAVQRLLQGSSVELMTDGCTAAQVYRIEQDGRCMYLKMQSLADTPSLHVEARILDWLQGKLPVPEVLVYVADDRYEYLVSTEVAGQNGVRAMATLRAEALVELMASGLRMIHALDPATCPFDAGLELRLMQARANVLNGLVDETDFDPERLGSTTAQDILAALERERPATDDLVFTHGDYCLPNIIVRDGMIGGFIDWGRAGVADRYNDLAIASRSIRYNLGPQYEQYFFACYGLEQVDAGKIAYYRMLDELF, encoded by the coding sequence ATGGTGCGCAGTCACGAACTTCCCGTAGCTGTTCAGCGGCTCTTGCAGGGTAGCAGTGTTGAACTGATGACAGATGGTTGTACAGCGGCGCAGGTCTATCGTATCGAGCAGGATGGTCGTTGTATGTACCTGAAGATGCAGTCGCTTGCCGATACGCCGTCGCTGCACGTGGAAGCCCGTATCCTCGATTGGTTGCAGGGTAAACTGCCGGTGCCGGAGGTGCTGGTGTATGTGGCCGATGACCGGTATGAATATCTGGTTTCGACCGAGGTGGCCGGTCAGAATGGGGTCAGGGCGATGGCGACGCTGCGAGCGGAAGCGCTGGTTGAGCTGATGGCGAGTGGCCTGCGCATGATCCACGCGCTCGATCCTGCTACCTGCCCGTTCGATGCCGGTCTTGAGTTGCGGTTGATGCAGGCGCGTGCCAATGTGTTGAACGGTCTGGTTGATGAGACCGATTTTGATCCGGAGCGGCTCGGTAGCACGACCGCTCAGGATATTCTGGCCGCTCTGGAACGCGAGCGCCCGGCGACAGATGATCTGGTGTTCACCCATGGCGATTACTGTCTGCCTAATATCATTGTGCGCGATGGTATGATCGGTGGCTTTATTGACTGGGGGCGGGCAGGAGTTGCCGACCGTTACAACGATCTGGCGATTGCCTCACGGAGTATTCGTTATAATCTAGGTCCCCAGTACGAGCAGTACTTTTTTGCGTGTTACGGCCTTGAACAGGTTGATGCCGGTAAAATCGCGTATTACCGCATGCTGGACGAATTATTCTAG
- a CDS encoding glycosyltransferase family 4 protein produces the protein MHVLQISWEYPPHIVGGLGRHVADLAPALTEHDVIVTVLTPQLRGGDTFERHENLTICRVTVPQFDTDDFPTFVSHTGRHLEQAAHALFPGGRPDLIHVHDWLTAEAGIALKHHWRIPLIATIHATERGRGRGALNGHRAQQINDLEWRLTYEAWRVIVCSHFMAHQIREYFTTPADKIDVISNGVHLPPPPFATPAEWVAFRRRFAADTEALVIFVGRLVYEKGVHILLEAWPQVVAEMPARLVIAGTGSALDELKARAATLGTTVEFLGFISDEDRNRLYAVGDIAVFPSLYEPFGIVALEAFAAGCPVIVSNTGGLAEVVQHELNGLVVPAGDVGALAHALLNSLRSPAESRLRAARGAALARAYYTWSRIAGEVKAVYDRVWTEWKAGSWGKEIMRRA, from the coding sequence ATGCACGTTCTCCAAATTTCGTGGGAATATCCCCCGCACATCGTTGGCGGTCTTGGCCGCCACGTTGCCGACCTGGCGCCGGCTCTAACTGAACACGACGTGATCGTCACCGTTCTTACTCCGCAATTACGCGGCGGAGACACCTTCGAGCGCCACGAAAACCTCACTATCTGTCGTGTTACTGTGCCTCAATTTGACACTGACGATTTTCCCACCTTTGTTTCGCATACCGGGCGGCACCTTGAACAGGCAGCGCATGCCCTATTCCCCGGCGGGCGTCCCGATCTGATACACGTCCACGACTGGCTCACCGCCGAAGCCGGGATTGCTCTCAAGCACCACTGGCGCATCCCACTGATTGCAACCATCCATGCCACTGAACGGGGCAGGGGACGGGGAGCGCTCAATGGTCATCGCGCACAACAGATCAACGATCTGGAATGGCGCCTGACCTACGAAGCCTGGCGTGTGATTGTCTGTTCTCACTTTATGGCCCATCAGATACGCGAGTACTTCACGACGCCTGCTGACAAGATCGATGTGATCTCTAACGGTGTTCACCTGCCCCCACCGCCCTTTGCTACGCCTGCTGAATGGGTCGCCTTCCGCCGCCGGTTCGCCGCTGACACCGAAGCGCTGGTGATCTTTGTCGGGCGACTGGTCTACGAGAAGGGTGTACACATTCTCTTAGAGGCGTGGCCGCAGGTCGTAGCCGAAATGCCGGCCCGGCTGGTCATTGCCGGTACCGGCAGCGCACTCGATGAACTGAAGGCACGTGCAGCCACTCTTGGCACAACCGTCGAATTTCTCGGTTTCATCAGCGACGAAGACCGCAATCGCCTCTACGCTGTCGGTGACATTGCCGTCTTCCCTTCGCTGTACGAACCATTTGGCATTGTGGCCCTGGAAGCATTTGCCGCCGGCTGCCCAGTGATCGTCTCGAATACTGGTGGCCTCGCGGAAGTTGTCCAGCACGAGCTGAACGGCCTTGTGGTGCCGGCAGGTGATGTCGGAGCACTCGCTCATGCCCTGCTCAACAGCCTGCGTTCTCCTGCCGAGTCTCGCCTGCGAGCGGCCCGTGGCGCAGCCCTCGCCCGTGCTTACTATACATGGAGTCGGATTGCCGGCGAAGTCAAAGCAGTGTACGATCGAGTCTGGACGGAATGGAAAGCCGGCTCGTGGGGAAAAGAGATTATGCGTCGTGCTTGA
- a CDS encoding prephenate dehydrogenase: MIRIAIIGMGLIGTSLGMALRNADPKESPLGSLEVIGFDREPRVTREARGRLAIDREARTLADAVREAQIVVIATPVRAIQDVLRDLASHLPAGAIVTDVASTKALVCRWAADLLPATVAFVGGHPMAGREQSGPGAADPDLFRNAIYCLTATSTTPAHAVEAVEALVRTVGAKPYYIDPEEHDAYVAGISHLPLLLSVGLVTATGNSPAWKEMAPLAATGFRDVSRLASGDPQMQRDILLTNPHGLTRWIDELIRFLVTAREQIAAGDVAAIEQMLEQAKTTRDAWLASKPHLRPGEAEFTNFPTVERPSLIGFRWPKREK, encoded by the coding sequence ATGATCCGTATTGCGATTATCGGCATGGGTCTGATCGGTACCTCACTGGGCATGGCATTACGCAATGCCGATCCAAAAGAATCACCACTCGGCTCGCTAGAGGTGATCGGTTTTGATCGCGAGCCACGAGTAACCCGTGAAGCGCGGGGAAGACTGGCGATTGATCGTGAGGCACGCACGCTCGCCGACGCAGTACGGGAAGCGCAAATCGTGGTGATCGCGACACCGGTACGTGCAATCCAGGACGTATTGCGCGATCTGGCATCGCACCTGCCCGCCGGAGCCATTGTTACCGACGTTGCCAGCACCAAAGCGCTGGTATGTCGGTGGGCCGCCGACCTATTGCCGGCAACCGTCGCCTTCGTTGGCGGCCACCCCATGGCCGGACGCGAGCAATCGGGGCCGGGTGCCGCCGATCCCGATCTCTTCCGTAACGCGATCTACTGCCTCACCGCCACCAGCACCACGCCGGCACACGCCGTCGAAGCGGTAGAGGCCCTGGTGCGCACAGTGGGCGCAAAACCGTACTACATCGACCCGGAAGAGCATGATGCCTACGTCGCCGGTATCTCGCACCTCCCGCTACTGTTATCGGTTGGATTGGTGACCGCCACCGGCAACAGCCCGGCCTGGAAAGAGATGGCACCCCTGGCGGCAACCGGTTTTCGCGATGTATCACGGCTGGCGTCAGGAGACCCACAGATGCAGCGCGACATCCTGCTCACCAACCCACATGGCCTGACGCGCTGGATCGACGAACTCATCCGCTTCCTGGTGACAGCACGTGAACAGATCGCAGCCGGCGATGTAGCAGCCATTGAACAGATGCTAGAGCAGGCCAAAACCACCCGCGACGCCTGGCTGGCGAGCAAACCACACCTGCGCCCCGGCGAAGCTGAATTTACTAATTTCCCCACCGTCGAACGACCCAGCCTGATCGGATTTCGCTGGCCGAAGCGCGAGAAGTGA
- a CDS encoding STAS domain-containing protein, with product MNRFRNWLLHIDATDPEIQRRGKILVSLSIGVVIVLLTVGLALTLIQPTIGRLINLTLATLVFVASFILGKKGLVTIGGYLLIILTTIGALSGEILNPTSPFNAFYLVPSILLASILLKPFQIWVVLGLCLASIFAISQLIPPDIRTSGNLNLALAHLTVLLIVSAFISFIGAQSLASALTEANEARRRAEAANQQLAELNNSLEQRVTERTAALQRLSEEQQATLARLEESIAAQRNLQQTIASLSVPVLPVRDDTIVIPLVGAVTTDLLAHFNSTALDATERYGARTLIIDLTGIALLDTLAAATIVQTATAARLLGAETTLVGIRPEVAQTLVSLGASFTGIRTAATLQTALFAQQRGGSRPARDAPGAI from the coding sequence ATGAATCGCTTCCGAAACTGGCTCCTACATATCGACGCAACTGACCCGGAAATCCAACGGCGCGGTAAGATTCTGGTTTCTCTGAGTATCGGTGTGGTTATCGTGCTTTTAACTGTTGGCCTTGCCCTCACCCTTATCCAACCCACAATTGGGCGATTGATCAATCTGACGCTGGCAACACTGGTTTTTGTGGCATCTTTCATCCTCGGCAAAAAGGGACTTGTAACTATTGGTGGCTATCTGCTCATCATACTGACAACAATTGGGGCATTGAGTGGTGAAATACTTAACCCGACATCACCATTTAATGCGTTTTATCTTGTTCCCTCCATCTTACTCGCCAGTATCCTGCTTAAACCATTTCAGATTTGGGTAGTATTAGGTCTCTGTCTTGCCAGTATATTTGCAATCAGCCAACTCATCCCACCAGACATCAGAACCAGTGGCAACCTCAATCTGGCATTGGCGCATCTGACAGTGCTGCTCATCGTGAGCGCTTTTATTTCGTTTATCGGTGCGCAAAGTCTGGCCTCTGCACTTACCGAAGCCAACGAAGCCCGCCGGCGGGCTGAAGCGGCTAATCAGCAGCTTGCCGAACTGAACAACTCACTGGAACAACGAGTGACCGAACGTACCGCTGCGTTACAACGTCTCAGTGAAGAGCAACAAGCGACCCTGGCCCGCCTTGAAGAGAGCATTGCTGCACAACGCAATCTGCAACAGACCATTGCTTCTCTATCCGTACCGGTGCTTCCCGTTCGTGATGACACCATTGTGATCCCACTGGTTGGTGCTGTCACCACTGACCTGCTGGCTCATTTCAACAGCACAGCCCTGGACGCTACCGAACGATATGGTGCCAGGACGTTGATTATCGATCTCACCGGTATTGCCCTACTCGATACCCTCGCTGCAGCGACAATCGTACAAACCGCGACGGCTGCTCGTTTGTTAGGTGCCGAAACCACGCTGGTTGGCATTCGGCCAGAGGTGGCGCAAACGCTGGTGAGTCTTGGCGCATCATTTACCGGCATACGCACTGCTGCCACCTTGCAAACCGCGCTCTTCGCACAGCAGCGTGGCGGATCGCGGCCAGCAAGGGATGCACCGGGCGCTATTTGA
- the aroC gene encoding chorismate synthase, with product MPGNTFGHVFRVTTWGESHGPAVGCTVDGCPAGLPLDVADIQRELDRRRVGQSRVSSQRREADEVQILSGVFEGRTTGTPITMLVYNTDAKSHHYENIKDRYRPGHADYTWDAKYGFRDWRGGGRSSARETIGRVAAGAVARRLLATFGITLVGYTLQLADLRAEVFDEAEIERNIMRCPDARVAALMVERVDQARRELDSLGGIVEVRARGVPPGLGEPVFDKLQADIGKAMFSIPAIKGVEIGEGFGVAMLRGSQNNDPFIRRDDGTIGTVSNHHGGILGGISTGEEIVVRLAAKPPASIAQPQQTVDRDGNPVTIEVHGRHDPTVLPRLVPVAEAMLALVLADHLLRQRLARVTWEDRSDD from the coding sequence ATGCCAGGCAATACATTTGGTCATGTCTTTCGCGTAACTACCTGGGGCGAGTCACACGGCCCGGCGGTTGGTTGCACTGTCGATGGCTGCCCGGCCGGTCTACCCCTCGACGTTGCCGATATTCAACGTGAACTGGATCGCCGTCGCGTCGGCCAGAGTCGGGTCAGCTCACAGCGCCGGGAAGCCGATGAGGTGCAGATACTTTCTGGCGTCTTCGAGGGGCGTACTACCGGTACCCCGATCACGATGCTGGTATACAATACAGACGCTAAATCACACCATTACGAGAACATCAAAGATCGCTACCGTCCCGGCCACGCCGATTACACCTGGGATGCCAAGTACGGGTTTCGCGACTGGCGTGGCGGCGGACGCTCATCGGCACGCGAGACCATCGGGCGAGTCGCGGCAGGAGCTGTCGCCCGCCGTCTGCTGGCAACGTTTGGTATCACACTTGTTGGCTACACGCTGCAACTGGCCGATCTGCGGGCTGAAGTCTTCGACGAAGCAGAGATCGAGCGCAATATTATGCGCTGTCCCGATGCCCGTGTCGCAGCGCTGATGGTCGAGCGGGTTGATCAAGCCCGACGAGAACTCGACTCATTGGGGGGCATCGTTGAAGTGCGCGCACGTGGTGTACCGCCCGGTCTCGGAGAACCGGTATTTGACAAATTGCAGGCCGATATTGGCAAGGCGATGTTCTCTATCCCGGCCATTAAAGGGGTCGAAATTGGTGAAGGGTTCGGGGTCGCAATGCTACGCGGCTCGCAGAACAACGATCCGTTCATTCGCCGGGATGATGGTACCATCGGAACTGTATCCAATCATCACGGCGGTATTCTAGGTGGCATCTCAACCGGCGAAGAGATCGTTGTGCGACTGGCCGCCAAACCACCGGCCAGCATCGCCCAACCGCAGCAGACGGTTGATCGCGACGGAAATCCGGTCACGATTGAAGTGCATGGACGGCATGATCCAACCGTCCTGCCCCGGCTGGTGCCGGTAGCCGAAGCGATGCTGGCGTTAGTCCTGGCCGATCACCTGCTCCGTCAACGACTTGCCCGCGTGACGTGGGAGGATAGGAGTGATGACTGA
- a CDS encoding CPBP family intramembrane glutamic endopeptidase, with protein sequence MRVPASVQPTRSLLGDPRIRWGGGLVAAVWLIGLVGGLTGLSEWPALVLYVLGGLGVALTLGRTLGWAAIGVTKRNLRSATIWGAGIGLGLMFLDWVNTFFYYRGGGEPMAAMEAILVGMGLLYLFPVLVLAEELLWRGVLLIALREAGWNPHLTVGLTTLLYALNHLFVAPVPLFERWLMVGMALPIGVIGGYLVLRTRNVWAAVWVHGLSIVAMIADIFIIPGLARG encoded by the coding sequence ATGCGTGTACCTGCATCTGTCCAACCAACCAGGTCATTGTTGGGTGATCCCCGCATCCGCTGGGGTGGTGGTCTGGTCGCGGCAGTCTGGCTGATTGGTCTCGTCGGTGGATTGACCGGCCTGAGTGAGTGGCCGGCCCTCGTGCTCTACGTTCTGGGTGGATTGGGCGTTGCATTAACGCTGGGACGTACTCTCGGCTGGGCGGCAATTGGGGTAACGAAAAGAAATTTGCGCTCAGCAACTATCTGGGGTGCCGGGATCGGTCTGGGTCTGATGTTCCTCGATTGGGTGAATACCTTTTTCTACTACCGTGGCGGCGGTGAACCAATGGCAGCCATGGAAGCCATTCTGGTCGGCATGGGACTGCTCTACCTCTTCCCTGTCCTGGTACTGGCAGAAGAGCTGCTCTGGCGAGGTGTATTGCTGATTGCGCTCCGTGAGGCCGGCTGGAATCCTCATCTGACCGTTGGATTGACCACCCTGCTGTACGCCCTCAATCATCTGTTTGTCGCACCGGTGCCCCTGTTTGAGCGCTGGTTGATGGTGGGCATGGCCCTCCCCATTGGGGTGATCGGAGGGTATCTGGTGCTACGCACACGCAATGTCTGGGCAGCAGTGTGGGTACACGGGTTGAGCATTGTGGCGATGATCGCCGACATCTTTATCATTCCTGGCCTGGCACGAGGCTAA
- a CDS encoding homogentisate 1,2-dioxygenase, which produces MPFYQRLGQVPHKRHTQFRKPDGKLYREEVMGLEGFHGIQSILYHHFLPPRVLRTELIGSAKPTYVDFGPIRHRAFATANVPAGGDAVSARVTLLGNNDVTIGISRPTESMTFFYRNAQAYEVWFTHEGSGELLSQFGRLPFSAGDYLVIPFGTTWQMRLNEPARFLVIESASQIAPPKRYRNQFGQLLEHAPYCERDIRGPSELLTFTDTGEFEVRIKVRDQLTRHILDHHPFDVVGWDGYLYPWAFSIHDFEPITGRIHQPPPVHQTFEGHNFVVCSFVPRLFDYHPEAIPAPYNHSNVNSDEVIYYCDGNFMSRRGIERCDITLHPAGLPHGPQPGSTEASIGAKETHELAVMIDTFHPLHLTAAALELEKAGYMDSWSVGGPEG; this is translated from the coding sequence ATGCCGTTTTATCAGCGTCTCGGTCAGGTCCCTCACAAGCGCCATACCCAGTTCCGTAAGCCCGATGGCAAACTTTACCGCGAAGAGGTAATGGGACTGGAAGGGTTCCACGGAATTCAATCAATCCTCTACCACCACTTTCTACCACCACGGGTGCTCCGCACCGAGTTGATCGGTTCAGCTAAACCAACGTATGTCGATTTCGGCCCGATTCGTCACCGTGCCTTCGCCACCGCGAATGTGCCTGCCGGCGGTGATGCAGTGAGCGCCCGCGTTACCCTGCTCGGTAATAATGATGTGACGATTGGGATTAGCCGGCCAACGGAAAGCATGACCTTTTTCTACCGCAACGCTCAGGCGTATGAGGTCTGGTTTACCCACGAAGGCAGCGGTGAATTGCTCTCGCAATTTGGCCGCTTGCCCTTCAGCGCCGGTGACTACCTGGTCATTCCCTTCGGCACTACCTGGCAAATGCGGCTGAATGAGCCGGCACGGTTCCTGGTGATTGAGTCGGCCAGCCAGATTGCGCCACCCAAACGCTACCGCAATCAGTTTGGGCAACTGCTCGAGCACGCCCCCTACTGCGAGCGCGACATCCGTGGCCCAAGTGAATTGCTCACGTTTACCGACACCGGTGAGTTTGAGGTGCGGATCAAGGTGCGTGATCAGCTTACCCGGCATATTCTTGATCATCACCCCTTCGATGTGGTCGGCTGGGATGGCTATCTCTATCCCTGGGCTTTCTCGATTCACGATTTTGAGCCGATCACCGGACGGATTCACCAGCCACCACCGGTCCATCAGACGTTTGAGGGGCACAATTTTGTCGTCTGCTCGTTTGTGCCGCGATTGTTCGATTATCACCCGGAAGCAATTCCAGCGCCGTACAATCACTCAAACGTGAATTCTGATGAGGTAATCTATTACTGCGACGGCAACTTTATGTCACGTCGTGGTATCGAGCGCTGCGATATTACGTTGCACCCCGCCGGTCTGCCCCATGGCCCTCAACCGGGCAGCACCGAAGCCAGTATCGGCGCGAAAGAGACTCACGAGCTGGCGGTGATGATTGATACATTCCATCCACTGCACCTGACCGCAGCCGCGCTGGAGCTGGAGAAGGCCGGGTATATGGATTCGTGGAGTGTTGGCGGGCCGGAGGGCTAG
- a CDS encoding Uma2 family endonuclease has protein sequence MMSEQSAVVPAIVYPDSDGMPIADNTRQFRAIVTIQGNLDAIFRERDDVFVAGDLLWYPVEGRPDIRRAPDVMVVFGRPKGDRGSYRQWEENGIAPQVVFEVLSPENTLTERAAKQEFYDIYGVDEYYLYDPEHGDMSGWQRIDGRLRVINELDGWVSPRLGITFKRTDRGMQLYWPDGRPFLSFVELQAQAEQERQRAEEERQRAEQERQRAEEERQRAEQEHQRAEEERQRAEQERQRAEEERQRAERLAARLRALGIDPDAEQE, from the coding sequence ATGATGAGCGAGCAGTCGGCTGTTGTGCCTGCCATCGTCTACCCCGATAGTGACGGCATGCCAATCGCTGACAATACCAGACAATTCCGGGCAATCGTCACCATTCAGGGGAATCTCGATGCCATCTTCCGTGAGCGGGACGATGTGTTCGTGGCGGGTGATCTGCTCTGGTATCCGGTTGAAGGCCGTCCTGATATTCGGCGAGCGCCCGATGTCATGGTGGTGTTTGGCCGGCCAAAAGGGGATCGCGGATCGTATCGCCAATGGGAAGAAAACGGGATTGCGCCCCAGGTCGTGTTTGAGGTTTTGTCGCCAGAGAATACGCTAACCGAACGGGCGGCGAAGCAGGAGTTTTACGACATCTATGGGGTGGACGAGTATTACCTGTACGATCCGGAACATGGCGATATGAGCGGCTGGCAACGGATTGACGGTCGGTTGCGGGTGATCAACGAACTAGATGGCTGGGTCAGTCCGCGTCTGGGAATCACGTTCAAGCGAACGGATCGCGGTATGCAGTTGTACTGGCCGGACGGTCGTCCATTTCTGAGTTTCGTGGAGTTGCAGGCACAGGCCGAACAAGAGCGCCAACGAGCCGAAGAGGAGCGTCAGCGGGCTGAACAAGAGCGCCAACGAGCCGAAGAGGAGCGTCAGCGGGCTGAACAAGAGCACCAACGAGCCGAAGAGGAGCGTCAGCGGGCTGAACAAGAGCGCCAACGAGCCGAAGAGGAGCGTCAGCGGGCTGAGCGATTGGCGGCACGGTTACGTGCTTTGGGTATTGATCCAGATGCAGAACAGGAGTGA
- the fahA gene encoding fumarylacetoacetase yields MNPMPLTSFVPVAPDSDFPLENLPYGVFRPRAGGPARIGVAIGEYVLDLAVIDEAGLLSATPVGGRGMFAQDSLNAFMAAGPTAWQAVRSVLQRLLTADEPTLRDNQVLRDAALLPQHTIDLLLPAHIGDYTDFYSSLYHASNVGKMLRPDNPPLFPNWRHLPVAYHGRASTVVVSGTPIHRPYGQTKPADSPAPVYGPTRALDFELELGMFIGPGNDLGSPIPIDQAEDHIFGFVLVNDWSARDIQGWEYQPLGPFLAKNFATSISPWVVPLAALEPFRCQGEPQDPPPLPYLQPVRPGHFAITLEVWLNDTRICQSDSRYLYWSCAQQIAHHTVNGCRLRPGDLLASGTISGPDKHTRGCLLELTWRGSEPLTLRDGSQRRWLEDGDTVTMRGWAQGDGYRIGFGAVSGTIRRATLE; encoded by the coding sequence ATGAACCCTATGCCACTCACCAGTTTTGTGCCAGTCGCGCCTGATAGCGACTTTCCACTGGAAAACTTACCCTACGGGGTCTTTCGGCCCCGCGCCGGTGGCCCGGCCCGTATCGGTGTCGCCATTGGCGAGTATGTGCTCGATCTTGCTGTGATTGATGAGGCCGGGCTACTATCGGCGACCCCGGTTGGCGGTCGTGGTATGTTTGCCCAAGACTCGTTGAATGCGTTTATGGCTGCCGGCCCGACAGCCTGGCAGGCAGTACGGTCAGTGCTGCAACGCCTGCTCACCGCCGATGAACCAACGCTCCGCGACAATCAGGTCCTGCGCGACGCCGCACTGCTGCCGCAACACACCATTGATCTGCTGCTACCGGCCCACATCGGCGATTACACCGACTTCTATTCGTCGCTGTACCACGCCAGCAACGTCGGCAAGATGTTGCGTCCCGACAATCCACCTCTCTTTCCAAACTGGCGCCACCTGCCGGTTGCCTACCATGGACGGGCGAGTACCGTTGTGGTGAGCGGAACACCAATCCATCGTCCATATGGTCAGACCAAACCGGCTGATAGCCCGGCACCAGTCTATGGCCCGACGCGAGCACTCGATTTTGAGCTAGAGCTGGGTATGTTCATTGGGCCGGGCAACGATCTGGGCAGTCCAATTCCCATCGACCAGGCTGAAGACCATATCTTCGGCTTTGTGCTGGTCAATGACTGGAGTGCCCGCGATATTCAGGGGTGGGAATACCAGCCGCTCGGCCCATTCCTGGCCAAAAACTTCGCCACCTCAATCAGCCCCTGGGTAGTGCCACTGGCAGCGCTGGAACCGTTCCGTTGTCAGGGCGAACCGCAAGACCCACCACCACTGCCGTATCTGCAACCCGTGCGGCCCGGCCATTTTGCCATCACCCTGGAAGTCTGGCTGAACGACACCCGCATTTGTCAAAGCGACAGCCGTTATCTCTACTGGAGCTGTGCGCAACAAATTGCCCACCACACTGTAAACGGCTGCCGCCTGCGACCGGGTGACCTGCTGGCCTCCGGTACGATCAGCGGGCCGGACAAACACACTCGCGGTTGCCTGCTCGAACTCACCTGGCGTGGCAGCGAACCATTGACCCTGCGCGATGGCTCGCAACGGCGATGGCTCGAAGATGGTGATACCGTCACAATGCGCGGCTGGGCACAGGGTGACGGCTATCGCATCGGCTTTGGTGCGGTCAGCGGTACGATCCGCAGAGCCACGCTAGAATAA